One window from the genome of Grus americana isolate bGruAme1 chromosome 2, bGruAme1.mat, whole genome shotgun sequence encodes:
- the RECQL4 gene encoding ATP-dependent DNA helicase Q4 isoform X7 — MERQREVKAVLKQWEAAFLRERQRKPTQADIEAAPEGTRRLYKEYKMLKQQREESDPSRLGSSCRETSTTEQAPDSGCWGAHLNRQQKNQEQSRRGSGVPKTSAQYYGMKLKSNLGAAGKETPLTPRRTPIPRRSVPRLRTNLGTGDKATSPAEASQSEGNEPGDLILPPSVSGLAPIILATGLKPSLPPPNKFQQLKRTVVQRLGSLDPAWLRRCQGTPGDEGMMPGVTEEGERGEIPPEKEGGDGRPSAGDSGRKRPCGDGAEDVAATTKLKRCRRGSAEGEFGAAGGLKQSKEEEEEKEEERVGAQKESEKMSDPSENILGEFEEEKPRSTRRAVAARALPRSGDNFVRLNLKKKSYVRGSALRGNRLRKQVRKQKWLKKAERFGGGGGSVDRCSDVCFRCGETGHWASACRGRETAAGLLPEESSVADEEEEAPLPTLEEVARRTNTVYRELSESGGSNREKSETLEATTTYLDIQRPAYEPPAPPAPVEPLYSPEPEGKVQETPAEVFEALEVLGYSSFRPGQEVAVMRILSGLSTLVVLSTGMGKSLCYQLPAYLYHKRSKCITLVVSPLVSLMDDQVSGLPPCLKAVCIHSNMTKSQREAVMEKVRQGEVQVLLLSPEALVGKSGSGSGYLPCADRLPAVAFACIDEAHCVSEWSHNFRPCYLRLCKVLRDRLGVRCFLGLTATATLATARDVAQHLGIPPEEGITVRSAAVPPNLRLSVSMDEDRDQALVSLLRGERFGCLDSIIVYCTRREETTRIAALIRTCLQGMPLKEPTGAGTPGRDAAERKKGKAKSGRRPLKWIADAYHAGLSAAERRRVQNSFMSGQLRVVVATVAFGMGLDKSDVRGVVHYNMPKNFESYVQEIGRAGRDGEPARCHLFLDREGRDLQELRRHIYGDTVDFFTVKKLVQMVFSPCKCLELHRKHQDIVKEGEAEDAEIADLSEEDVDATRRSERRACYKHERAVPIQQTVESLDMWEEGIETLLCYLELHPRRWLELLPPTYSSCRLLCYGGPRQLRAVARSSPPVAVFLARERLAGRDHGHASSLEFDVVSLSDSMGWEVPLVKRALRQLQWDPRLRQDGRGEGKSGVLVEFGDLSFHLRAYGDLTDQELDSVCDFLHRRVIAREKTALDQLRACFQAFQSVAFQTCDPHPEDEEEERSSRLKALLSDYFEKEPVGEQAEPGCEEEEEDDLGDAKLRDWESQIRADIRHFLAIRQDEKFSGRAVARIFHGIGSPCFPAQIYGRDRRFWRKYLPFDFHQLARLATEEILASR, encoded by the exons ATGGAGCGGCAGCGGGAGGTGAAGGCCGTACTGAAGCAGTGGGAGGCGGCATTCCTCCGGGAGCGGCAGAGGAAGCCCACCCAG GCCGACATCGAGGCGGCTCCGGAGGGCACCAGAC GGCTCTACAAGGAGTACAAGATGCTcaagcaacagagagaagagtCGGATCCTTCCCGGCTCGGCTCTTCCTGCCGGGAGACCTCAACCACGGAGCAG GCACCAGACTCTGGTTGTTGGGGCGCACACCTGAACCGGCAACAGAAAAACCAGGAGCAGAGCCGTCGCGGCAGCGGCGTGCCAAAAACCTCGGCGCAGTACTACGGGATGAAGCTGAAATCCAACCTGGGAGCTGCCGGGAAG GAGACACCCCTGACCCCGAGGAGAACCCCGATTCCCAGGAGGAGCGTCCCCAGGCTGCGGACAAATTTGGGGACAGGTGACAAAGCCACATCTCCGGCGGAGGCTTCGCAGAGCGAGGGAAACGAGCCGGGAGAtctcatccttcctccctcGGTGTCGGGGTTGGCTCCCATCATCCTCGCCACGGGTTTGAAGCCGTCTCTGCCGCCGCCGAATAAATTCCAGCAGCTGAAACGGACGGTGGTACAGAGACTGGGCTCGCTGGATCCCGCCTGGCTGCGGAGGTGCCAGGGGACACCCGGGGACGAAGGGATGATGCCGGGTGTCACggaggagggggagcggggagAGATCCCCCcagagaaggagggaggtgATGGGAGGCCGTCAGCAGGAGACTCCGGGAGGAAAAGGCCGTGCGGAGACGGCGCAGAAGATGTGGCGGCCACCACAAAGCTCAAGCGGTGTCGCCGAGGCTCGGCGGAGGGAGAGTTTGGCGCTGCCGGCGGGCTGAAGCAgagcaaggaggaagaggaggagaaggaggaagaacgCGTGGGAGCCCAAAAGGAGAGCGAGAAGATGTCGGATCCCTCGGAAAACATCCTCGGGGAGTTCGAGGAGGAGAAACCCAGATCCACCCGCAGAGCCGTCGCTGCCAG AGCGCTTCCGCGGAGCGGCGACAACTTCGTCAGGCTTAACCTGAAGAAGAAATCTTACGTCCGAGGTTCCGCCCTGCGGGGAAATCGCCTTCGCAAACAG GTGCGGAAGCAGAAGTGGCTGAAGAAAGCGGAGCGATTCGGAGGAGGCGGCGGATCCGTCGACCGATGCTCGGACGTCTGCTTCAGGTGCGGCGAGACGGGGCACTGGGCATCTGCGTGCCGGGGCCGAG AGACGGCTGCTGGCCTGCTGCCGGAGGAGAGCAGCGTCgctgatgaagaggaggaagctCCCCTGCCCACGCTGGAAGAAGTGGCCCGGAGAACCAACACCGTTTACCGAGAACTCTCCG AGAGCGGAGGCAGCAACCGGGAAAAATCCGAGACTTTGGAGGCGACGACGACTTACCTGGATATCCAGAGGCCGGCGTACGAGCCGCCGGCTCCCCCAGCGCCCGTGGAGCCCCTCTACAGCCCCGAGCCGGAGGGGAAGGTGCAAG AGACCCCAGCGGAGGTGTTTGAGGCTCTGGAGGTGTTGGGCTACAGCTCCTTCCGCCCGGGCCAGGAGGTGGCTGTCATGAGGATCCTGTCAG GCTTGTCCACGCTGGTGGTGCTATCGACGGGGATGGGGAAGTCCCTCTGCTACCAGCTCCCCGCTTACCTCTACCACAAGCGTTCCAAGTGCATCACCTTGGTGGTCTCCCCGCTGGTGTCCCTGATGGATGACCAG GTCTCGGGCTTGCCGCCATGCCTGAAAGCCGTCTGCATCCATTCCAACATGACCAAATCCCAGCGGGAAGCAGTGATGGAAAAG GTGAGGCAGGGCGAGgtgcaggtgctgctgctgtcccccgAGGCCCTGGTTGGGAAAAGCGGATCGGGATCCGGTTACCTGCCCTGCGCCGATCGTTTGCCGGCCGTGGCTTTCGCCTGCATCGACGAAGCTCACTGCGTCTCCGAGTGGTCCCACAATTTCCGTCCCTGCTACCTGCGGCTCTGCAAG GTTCTCCGGGATCGCCTGGGCGTACGCTGCTTCCTGGGGCTGACGGCAACTGCCACGCTTGCCACGGCACGGGACGTGGCCCAACATCTCGGCATTCCGCCGGAGGAAGGGATAACGGTGCGCTCCGCTGCCGTGCCTCCAAACCTCCGCCTCTCCGTCTCGATGGACGAGGACAGGGATCAG gcCCTCGTCTCCCTGCTGCGGGGGGAGCGTTTCGGGTGCCTGGACTCCATCATCGTCTACTGCACGCGGCGGGAGGAGACCACTCGTATCGCGGCGCTTATCCGGACCTGCCTCCAAGGAATGCCGCTCAAGGAACCCACCGGAGCCGGGACTCCAGGCCGGGACGCTGCcgaaaggaagaagggaaagg caaagagCGGCCGCCGCCCGCTGAAGTGGATCGCGGACGCTTACCACGCCGGCCTGTCCGCTGCCGAACGTCGCCGCGTCCAGAACAGCTTCATGAGCGGCCAGCTCCGCGTGGTGGTGGCCACGGTGGCCTTCGGCATGGGATTGGATAAATCGGACGTCCGTGGCGTCGTCCATTACAACATGCCCAAAAATTTTGAGAGTTACGTGCAGGAGATCGGTCGGGCCGGGCGAGACGGTGAGCCGGCTCGTTGCCATCTCTTCTTGGACCGGGAG GGCCGGGATCTCCAGGAGCTGCGGCGTCACATTTATGGCGACACGGTGGATTTTTTCACCGTCAAGAAGTTGGTGCAGAtggttttttctccctgcaagTGCCTGGAGCTGCACCGGAAGCACCAAGACATCGTCAAG GAAGGGGAGGCGGAGGACGCCGAAATAGCCGATCTCTCGGAGGAAGACGTCGACGCGACGAGGCGGAGCGAGCGACGAGCGTGCTACAAACACGAGCGAGCCGTTCCCATCCAACAAACCGTGGAATCCTTGGACATGTGGGAGGAAG gCATCGAGACCCTCCTTTGTTACCTGGAGCTTCACCCGCGGCgctggctggagctgctgcctcccacctACTCTTCCTGCCGGCTGCTGTGCTACGGGGGACCCCGGCAGCTCCGGGCTGTGGCACGGAG TTCTCCCCCCGTCGCCGTTTTCCTGGCCCGGGAGCGCCTGGCGGGGAGGGACCACGGTCACGCCAGCTCCCTGGAGTTCGACGTCGTCTCGCTGAGCGACTCCATGGGTTGGGAAGTGCCGTTGGTGAAACGCGCCCTGCGCCAGCTCCAGTGGGATCCGCGGTTGCGGCAAG ATGGCCGCGGCGAAGGGAAGAGCGGGGTCCTGGTGGAGTTTGGAGACCTGTCCTTCCACCTACGCGCCTACGGCGACCTCACCGACCAGGAGCTGGACTCCGTCTGCGATTTCCTCCACCGACGGGTGATAGCCCGGGAGAAGACGGCTCTCGACCAGCTCCGCGCCTGCTTCCAGGCCTTCCAGAG CGTGGCCTTCCAGACCTGTGATCCTCACCCcgaggatgaggaagaggagaggagctCCCGCCTGAAGGCTTTGCTCAGCGACTACTTCGAGAAGGAGCCCGTTGGAGAACAGGCTGAGCCTGgctgtgaggaagaggaggaagatgatcTCGGCGATGCTAAA CTGCGGGACTGGGAAAGCCAAATCCGCGCCGACATCCGCCATTTCCTCGCCATCCGCCAGGACGAGAAGTTCTCCGGCAGAGCCGTTGCCCGGATATTTCACGGCATCG GCAGCCCCTGTTTCCCTGCCCAGATCTACGGCCGCGACCGCCGGTTTTGGAGGAAATATCTCCCCTTTGACTTCCACCAGCTCGCCCGCCTGGCCACCGAGGAGATCCTGGCCAGCAGGTGA
- the RECQL4 gene encoding ATP-dependent DNA helicase Q4 isoform X5, whose product MERQREVKAVLKQWEAAFLRERQRKPTQADIEAAPEGTRRLYKEYKMLKQQREESDPSRLGSSCRETSTTEQAPDSGCWGAHLNRQQKNQEQSRRGSGVPKTSAQYYGMKLKSNLGAAGKETPLTPRRTPIPRRSVPRLRTNLGTGDKATSPAEASQSEGNEPGDLILPPSVSGLAPIILATGLKPSLPPPNKFQQLKRTVVQRLGSLDPAWLRRCQGTPGDEGMMPGVTEEGERGEIPPEKEGGDGRPSAGDSGRKRPCGDGAEDVAATTKLKRCRRGSAEGEFGAAGGLKQSKEEEEEKEEERVGAQKESEKMSDPSENILGEFEEEKPRSTRRAVAARALPRSGDNFVRLNLKKKSYVRGSALRGNRLRKQVRKQKWLKKAERFGGGGGSVDRCSDVCFRCGETGHWASACRGRGTRFSPAETAAGLLPEESSVADEEEEAPLPTLEEVARRTNTVYRELSESGGSNREKSETLEATTTYLDIQRPAYEPPAPPAPVEPLYSPEPEGKVQETPAEVFEALEVLGYSSFRPGQEVAVMRILSGLSTLVVLSTGMGKSLCYQLPAYLYHKRSKCITLVVSPLVSLMDDQVSGLPPCLKAVCIHSNMTKSQREAVMEKVRQGEVQVLLLSPEALVGKSGSGSGYLPCADRLPAVAFACIDEAHCVSEWSHNFRPCYLRLCKVLRDRLGVRCFLGLTATATLATARDVAQHLGIPPEEGITVRSAAVPPNLRLSVSMDEDRDQALVSLLRGERFGCLDSIIVYCTRREETTRIAALIRTCLQGMPLKEPTGAGTPGRDAAERKKGKGRRHGFALRKEPKSGRRPLKWIADAYHAGLSAAERRRVQNSFMSGQLRVVVATVAFGMGLDKSDVRGVVHYNMPKNFESYVQEIGRAGRDGEPARCHLFLDREGRDLQELRRHIYGDTVDFFTVKKLVQMVFSPCKCLELHRKHQDIVKEGEAEDAEIADLSEEDVDATRRSERRACYKHERAVPIQQTVESLDMWEEGIETLLCYLELHPRRWLELLPPTYSSCRLLCYGGPRQLRAVARSSPPVAVFLARERLAGRDHGHASSLEFDVVSLSDSMGWEVPLVKRALRQLQWDPRLRQDGRGEGKSGVLVEFGDLSFHLRAYGDLTDQELDSVCDFLHRRVIAREKTALDQLRACFQAFQRPVILTPRMRKRRGAPA is encoded by the exons ATGGAGCGGCAGCGGGAGGTGAAGGCCGTACTGAAGCAGTGGGAGGCGGCATTCCTCCGGGAGCGGCAGAGGAAGCCCACCCAG GCCGACATCGAGGCGGCTCCGGAGGGCACCAGAC GGCTCTACAAGGAGTACAAGATGCTcaagcaacagagagaagagtCGGATCCTTCCCGGCTCGGCTCTTCCTGCCGGGAGACCTCAACCACGGAGCAG GCACCAGACTCTGGTTGTTGGGGCGCACACCTGAACCGGCAACAGAAAAACCAGGAGCAGAGCCGTCGCGGCAGCGGCGTGCCAAAAACCTCGGCGCAGTACTACGGGATGAAGCTGAAATCCAACCTGGGAGCTGCCGGGAAG GAGACACCCCTGACCCCGAGGAGAACCCCGATTCCCAGGAGGAGCGTCCCCAGGCTGCGGACAAATTTGGGGACAGGTGACAAAGCCACATCTCCGGCGGAGGCTTCGCAGAGCGAGGGAAACGAGCCGGGAGAtctcatccttcctccctcGGTGTCGGGGTTGGCTCCCATCATCCTCGCCACGGGTTTGAAGCCGTCTCTGCCGCCGCCGAATAAATTCCAGCAGCTGAAACGGACGGTGGTACAGAGACTGGGCTCGCTGGATCCCGCCTGGCTGCGGAGGTGCCAGGGGACACCCGGGGACGAAGGGATGATGCCGGGTGTCACggaggagggggagcggggagAGATCCCCCcagagaaggagggaggtgATGGGAGGCCGTCAGCAGGAGACTCCGGGAGGAAAAGGCCGTGCGGAGACGGCGCAGAAGATGTGGCGGCCACCACAAAGCTCAAGCGGTGTCGCCGAGGCTCGGCGGAGGGAGAGTTTGGCGCTGCCGGCGGGCTGAAGCAgagcaaggaggaagaggaggagaaggaggaagaacgCGTGGGAGCCCAAAAGGAGAGCGAGAAGATGTCGGATCCCTCGGAAAACATCCTCGGGGAGTTCGAGGAGGAGAAACCCAGATCCACCCGCAGAGCCGTCGCTGCCAG AGCGCTTCCGCGGAGCGGCGACAACTTCGTCAGGCTTAACCTGAAGAAGAAATCTTACGTCCGAGGTTCCGCCCTGCGGGGAAATCGCCTTCGCAAACAG GTGCGGAAGCAGAAGTGGCTGAAGAAAGCGGAGCGATTCGGAGGAGGCGGCGGATCCGTCGACCGATGCTCGGACGTCTGCTTCAGGTGCGGCGAGACGGGGCACTGGGCATCTGCGTGCCGGGGCCGAG GGACTCGCTTCTCGCCCGCAGAGACGGCTGCTGGCCTGCTGCCGGAGGAGAGCAGCGTCgctgatgaagaggaggaagctCCCCTGCCCACGCTGGAAGAAGTGGCCCGGAGAACCAACACCGTTTACCGAGAACTCTCCG AGAGCGGAGGCAGCAACCGGGAAAAATCCGAGACTTTGGAGGCGACGACGACTTACCTGGATATCCAGAGGCCGGCGTACGAGCCGCCGGCTCCCCCAGCGCCCGTGGAGCCCCTCTACAGCCCCGAGCCGGAGGGGAAGGTGCAAG AGACCCCAGCGGAGGTGTTTGAGGCTCTGGAGGTGTTGGGCTACAGCTCCTTCCGCCCGGGCCAGGAGGTGGCTGTCATGAGGATCCTGTCAG GCTTGTCCACGCTGGTGGTGCTATCGACGGGGATGGGGAAGTCCCTCTGCTACCAGCTCCCCGCTTACCTCTACCACAAGCGTTCCAAGTGCATCACCTTGGTGGTCTCCCCGCTGGTGTCCCTGATGGATGACCAG GTCTCGGGCTTGCCGCCATGCCTGAAAGCCGTCTGCATCCATTCCAACATGACCAAATCCCAGCGGGAAGCAGTGATGGAAAAG GTGAGGCAGGGCGAGgtgcaggtgctgctgctgtcccccgAGGCCCTGGTTGGGAAAAGCGGATCGGGATCCGGTTACCTGCCCTGCGCCGATCGTTTGCCGGCCGTGGCTTTCGCCTGCATCGACGAAGCTCACTGCGTCTCCGAGTGGTCCCACAATTTCCGTCCCTGCTACCTGCGGCTCTGCAAG GTTCTCCGGGATCGCCTGGGCGTACGCTGCTTCCTGGGGCTGACGGCAACTGCCACGCTTGCCACGGCACGGGACGTGGCCCAACATCTCGGCATTCCGCCGGAGGAAGGGATAACGGTGCGCTCCGCTGCCGTGCCTCCAAACCTCCGCCTCTCCGTCTCGATGGACGAGGACAGGGATCAG gcCCTCGTCTCCCTGCTGCGGGGGGAGCGTTTCGGGTGCCTGGACTCCATCATCGTCTACTGCACGCGGCGGGAGGAGACCACTCGTATCGCGGCGCTTATCCGGACCTGCCTCCAAGGAATGCCGCTCAAGGAACCCACCGGAGCCGGGACTCCAGGCCGGGACGCTGCcgaaaggaagaagggaaagggtAGGCGGCACGGCTTCGCTCTCAGAAAGGAAC caaagagCGGCCGCCGCCCGCTGAAGTGGATCGCGGACGCTTACCACGCCGGCCTGTCCGCTGCCGAACGTCGCCGCGTCCAGAACAGCTTCATGAGCGGCCAGCTCCGCGTGGTGGTGGCCACGGTGGCCTTCGGCATGGGATTGGATAAATCGGACGTCCGTGGCGTCGTCCATTACAACATGCCCAAAAATTTTGAGAGTTACGTGCAGGAGATCGGTCGGGCCGGGCGAGACGGTGAGCCGGCTCGTTGCCATCTCTTCTTGGACCGGGAG GGCCGGGATCTCCAGGAGCTGCGGCGTCACATTTATGGCGACACGGTGGATTTTTTCACCGTCAAGAAGTTGGTGCAGAtggttttttctccctgcaagTGCCTGGAGCTGCACCGGAAGCACCAAGACATCGTCAAG GAAGGGGAGGCGGAGGACGCCGAAATAGCCGATCTCTCGGAGGAAGACGTCGACGCGACGAGGCGGAGCGAGCGACGAGCGTGCTACAAACACGAGCGAGCCGTTCCCATCCAACAAACCGTGGAATCCTTGGACATGTGGGAGGAAG gCATCGAGACCCTCCTTTGTTACCTGGAGCTTCACCCGCGGCgctggctggagctgctgcctcccacctACTCTTCCTGCCGGCTGCTGTGCTACGGGGGACCCCGGCAGCTCCGGGCTGTGGCACGGAG TTCTCCCCCCGTCGCCGTTTTCCTGGCCCGGGAGCGCCTGGCGGGGAGGGACCACGGTCACGCCAGCTCCCTGGAGTTCGACGTCGTCTCGCTGAGCGACTCCATGGGTTGGGAAGTGCCGTTGGTGAAACGCGCCCTGCGCCAGCTCCAGTGGGATCCGCGGTTGCGGCAAG ATGGCCGCGGCGAAGGGAAGAGCGGGGTCCTGGTGGAGTTTGGAGACCTGTCCTTCCACCTACGCGCCTACGGCGACCTCACCGACCAGGAGCTGGACTCCGTCTGCGATTTCCTCCACCGACGGGTGATAGCCCGGGAGAAGACGGCTCTCGACCAGCTCCGCGCCTGCTTCCAGGCCTTCCAGAG ACCTGTGATCCTCACCCcgaggatgaggaagaggagaggagctCCCGCCTGA
- the RECQL4 gene encoding ATP-dependent DNA helicase Q4 isoform X6 — protein MERQREVKAVLKQWEAAFLRERQRKPTQADIEAAPEGTRRLYKEYKMLKQQREESDPSRLGSSCRETSTTEQAPDSGCWGAHLNRQQKNQEQSRRGSGVPKTSAQYYGMKLKSNLGAAGKETPLTPRRTPIPRRSVPRLRTNLGTGDKATSPAEASQSEGNEPGDLILPPSVSGLAPIILATGLKPSLPPPNKFQQLKRTVVQRLGSLDPAWLRRCQGTPGDEGMMPGVTEEGERGEIPPEKEGGDGRPSAGDSGRKRPCGDGAEDVAATTKLKRCRRGSAEGEFGAAGGLKQSKEEEEEKEEERVGAQKESEKMSDPSENILGEFEEEKPRSTRRAVAARALPRSGDNFVRLNLKKKSYVRGSALRGNRLRKQVRKQKWLKKAERFGGGGGSVDRCSDVCFRCGETGHWASACRGRGTRFSPAETAAGLLPEESSVADEEEEAPLPTLEEVARRTNTVYRELSESGGSNREKSETLEATTTYLDIQRPAYEPPAPPAPVEPLYSPEPEGKVQETPAEVFEALEVLGYSSFRPGQEVAVMRILSGLSTLVVLSTGMGKSLCYQLPAYLYHKRSKCITLVVSPLVSLMDDQVSGLPPCLKAVCIHSNMTKSQREAVMEKVRQGEVQVLLLSPEALVGKSGSGSGYLPCADRLPAVAFACIDEAHCVSEWSHNFRPCYLRLCKVLRDRLGVRCFLGLTATATLATARDVAQHLGIPPEEGITVRSAAVPPNLRLSVSMDEDRDQALVSLLRGERFGCLDSIIVYCTRREETTRIAALIRTCLQGMPLKEPTGAGTPGRDAAERKKGKGRRHGFALRKEPKSGRRPLKWIADAYHAGLSAAERRRVQNSFMSGQLRVVVATVAFGMGLDKSDVRGVVHYNMPKNFESYVQEIGRAGRDGEPARCHLFLDREGRDLQELRRHIYGDTVDFFTVKKLVQMVFSPCKCLELHRKHQDIVKEGEAEDAEIADLSEEDVDATRRSERRACYKHERAVPIQQTVESLDMWEEAPRSALPQASRPSFVTWSFTRGAGWSCCLPPTLPAGCCATGDPGSSGLWHGVLPPSPFSWPGSAWRGGTTVTPAPWSSTSSR, from the exons ATGGAGCGGCAGCGGGAGGTGAAGGCCGTACTGAAGCAGTGGGAGGCGGCATTCCTCCGGGAGCGGCAGAGGAAGCCCACCCAG GCCGACATCGAGGCGGCTCCGGAGGGCACCAGAC GGCTCTACAAGGAGTACAAGATGCTcaagcaacagagagaagagtCGGATCCTTCCCGGCTCGGCTCTTCCTGCCGGGAGACCTCAACCACGGAGCAG GCACCAGACTCTGGTTGTTGGGGCGCACACCTGAACCGGCAACAGAAAAACCAGGAGCAGAGCCGTCGCGGCAGCGGCGTGCCAAAAACCTCGGCGCAGTACTACGGGATGAAGCTGAAATCCAACCTGGGAGCTGCCGGGAAG GAGACACCCCTGACCCCGAGGAGAACCCCGATTCCCAGGAGGAGCGTCCCCAGGCTGCGGACAAATTTGGGGACAGGTGACAAAGCCACATCTCCGGCGGAGGCTTCGCAGAGCGAGGGAAACGAGCCGGGAGAtctcatccttcctccctcGGTGTCGGGGTTGGCTCCCATCATCCTCGCCACGGGTTTGAAGCCGTCTCTGCCGCCGCCGAATAAATTCCAGCAGCTGAAACGGACGGTGGTACAGAGACTGGGCTCGCTGGATCCCGCCTGGCTGCGGAGGTGCCAGGGGACACCCGGGGACGAAGGGATGATGCCGGGTGTCACggaggagggggagcggggagAGATCCCCCcagagaaggagggaggtgATGGGAGGCCGTCAGCAGGAGACTCCGGGAGGAAAAGGCCGTGCGGAGACGGCGCAGAAGATGTGGCGGCCACCACAAAGCTCAAGCGGTGTCGCCGAGGCTCGGCGGAGGGAGAGTTTGGCGCTGCCGGCGGGCTGAAGCAgagcaaggaggaagaggaggagaaggaggaagaacgCGTGGGAGCCCAAAAGGAGAGCGAGAAGATGTCGGATCCCTCGGAAAACATCCTCGGGGAGTTCGAGGAGGAGAAACCCAGATCCACCCGCAGAGCCGTCGCTGCCAG AGCGCTTCCGCGGAGCGGCGACAACTTCGTCAGGCTTAACCTGAAGAAGAAATCTTACGTCCGAGGTTCCGCCCTGCGGGGAAATCGCCTTCGCAAACAG GTGCGGAAGCAGAAGTGGCTGAAGAAAGCGGAGCGATTCGGAGGAGGCGGCGGATCCGTCGACCGATGCTCGGACGTCTGCTTCAGGTGCGGCGAGACGGGGCACTGGGCATCTGCGTGCCGGGGCCGAG GGACTCGCTTCTCGCCCGCAGAGACGGCTGCTGGCCTGCTGCCGGAGGAGAGCAGCGTCgctgatgaagaggaggaagctCCCCTGCCCACGCTGGAAGAAGTGGCCCGGAGAACCAACACCGTTTACCGAGAACTCTCCG AGAGCGGAGGCAGCAACCGGGAAAAATCCGAGACTTTGGAGGCGACGACGACTTACCTGGATATCCAGAGGCCGGCGTACGAGCCGCCGGCTCCCCCAGCGCCCGTGGAGCCCCTCTACAGCCCCGAGCCGGAGGGGAAGGTGCAAG AGACCCCAGCGGAGGTGTTTGAGGCTCTGGAGGTGTTGGGCTACAGCTCCTTCCGCCCGGGCCAGGAGGTGGCTGTCATGAGGATCCTGTCAG GCTTGTCCACGCTGGTGGTGCTATCGACGGGGATGGGGAAGTCCCTCTGCTACCAGCTCCCCGCTTACCTCTACCACAAGCGTTCCAAGTGCATCACCTTGGTGGTCTCCCCGCTGGTGTCCCTGATGGATGACCAG GTCTCGGGCTTGCCGCCATGCCTGAAAGCCGTCTGCATCCATTCCAACATGACCAAATCCCAGCGGGAAGCAGTGATGGAAAAG GTGAGGCAGGGCGAGgtgcaggtgctgctgctgtcccccgAGGCCCTGGTTGGGAAAAGCGGATCGGGATCCGGTTACCTGCCCTGCGCCGATCGTTTGCCGGCCGTGGCTTTCGCCTGCATCGACGAAGCTCACTGCGTCTCCGAGTGGTCCCACAATTTCCGTCCCTGCTACCTGCGGCTCTGCAAG GTTCTCCGGGATCGCCTGGGCGTACGCTGCTTCCTGGGGCTGACGGCAACTGCCACGCTTGCCACGGCACGGGACGTGGCCCAACATCTCGGCATTCCGCCGGAGGAAGGGATAACGGTGCGCTCCGCTGCCGTGCCTCCAAACCTCCGCCTCTCCGTCTCGATGGACGAGGACAGGGATCAG gcCCTCGTCTCCCTGCTGCGGGGGGAGCGTTTCGGGTGCCTGGACTCCATCATCGTCTACTGCACGCGGCGGGAGGAGACCACTCGTATCGCGGCGCTTATCCGGACCTGCCTCCAAGGAATGCCGCTCAAGGAACCCACCGGAGCCGGGACTCCAGGCCGGGACGCTGCcgaaaggaagaagggaaagggtAGGCGGCACGGCTTCGCTCTCAGAAAGGAAC caaagagCGGCCGCCGCCCGCTGAAGTGGATCGCGGACGCTTACCACGCCGGCCTGTCCGCTGCCGAACGTCGCCGCGTCCAGAACAGCTTCATGAGCGGCCAGCTCCGCGTGGTGGTGGCCACGGTGGCCTTCGGCATGGGATTGGATAAATCGGACGTCCGTGGCGTCGTCCATTACAACATGCCCAAAAATTTTGAGAGTTACGTGCAGGAGATCGGTCGGGCCGGGCGAGACGGTGAGCCGGCTCGTTGCCATCTCTTCTTGGACCGGGAG GGCCGGGATCTCCAGGAGCTGCGGCGTCACATTTATGGCGACACGGTGGATTTTTTCACCGTCAAGAAGTTGGTGCAGAtggttttttctccctgcaagTGCCTGGAGCTGCACCGGAAGCACCAAGACATCGTCAAG GAAGGGGAGGCGGAGGACGCCGAAATAGCCGATCTCTCGGAGGAAGACGTCGACGCGACGAGGCGGAGCGAGCGACGAGCGTGCTACAAACACGAGCGAGCCGTTCCCATCCAACAAACCGTGGAATCCTTGGACATGTGGGAGGAAG CTCCCcgctctgctctcccacaggCATCGAGACCCTCCTTTGTTACCTGGAGCTTCACCCGCGGCgctggctggagctgctgcctcccacctACTCTTCCTGCCGGCTGCTGTGCTACGGGGGACCCCGGCAGCTCCGGGCTGTGGCACGGAG TTCTCCCCCCGTCGCCGTTTTCCTGGCCCGGGAGCGCCTGGCGGGGAGGGACCACGGTCACGCCAGCTCCCTGGAGTTCGACGTCGTCTCGCTGA